A genomic window from Glycine max cultivar Williams 82 chromosome 17, Glycine_max_v4.0, whole genome shotgun sequence includes:
- the LOC100791754 gene encoding protein phosphatase 2C 16 isoform X5 has protein sequence MEEMSFAVAVPLRVGNCNCNSVCDNPTTVVPHMDVSRFKLMGDTGLLSNSVTKIFTETVAGSDDCHDSGNLEDEVGIAEVIPPIQDREGESPMLDMISQNRSTLVAGDEELTMEIEEDSLSFEGDQFVDSSCSLSVVSENSSVCGEESFCFDATSDVGTPCSTDVEKSICAVNIVAEAVDLGESNVDTDIMTDPLAVAVSLEEESGVRSGPKSSAVDLHQLPQEKGVSGTVGRSVFELDYTPLYGFISLCGRRPEMEDAVATVPRFLKIPIQMLIGDRVIDGINKCFNQQMTHFFGVYDGHGGSQVANYCRDRTHWALAEEIEFVKEGLISGSMKDGCQNQWKKVFTNCFLKVDAEVGGKVNNEPVAPETVGSTAVVAVICASHIIVANCGDSRAVLCRGKEPMALSVDHKN, from the exons ATGGAGGAGATGTCCTTTGCGGTTGCAGTGCCATTAAGAGTAGGTAATTGTAATTGCAATTCAGTCTGTGATAACCCAACCACAGTAGTTCCCCACATGGATGTATCCAGATTTAAGCTGATGGGGGATACAGGGTTGTTATCTAATTCTGTAACTAAGATTTTCACCGAAACGGTCGCAGGTTCAGATGATTGTCATGATAGTGGCAATTTGGAGGATGAAGTTGGTATTGCGGAAGTCATACCACCAATTCAAGATAGGGAAGGAGAGAGTCCTATGTTGGATATGATATCACAAAATAGAAGCACTTTGGTTGCTGGTGATGAAGAGTTAACCATGGAAATTGAGGAGGATTCGTTGTCGTTTGAAGGTGACCAGTTTGTTGATAGCTCGTGTTCTCTTTCGGTAGTCAGTGAGAACAGTAGTGTGTGTGGAGAGGAGTCATTCTGTTTTGATGCTACTTCAGATGTTGGGACACCGTGTTCCACAGATGTAGAGAAGAGCATCTGTGCTGTCAATATTGTTGCCGAGGCTGTTGATTTAGGGGAGTCAAATGTCGACACTGATATTATGACTGATCCTCTTGCTGTGGCAGTGAGCCTTGAAGAAGAGTCTGGAGTTAGATCTGGTCCAAAGTCTTCTGCTGTTGATCTTCATCAGTTGCCTCAGGAAAAAGGGGTGAGTGGAACAGTTGGTCGGAGTGTTTTTGAATTGGATTATACCCCACTTTATGGATTCATATCTTTGTGTGGAAGAAGACCTGAGATGGAAGATGCAGTTGCAACTGTACCTCGGTTTCTGAAAATTCCTATTCAAATGCTAATTGGTGATCGGGTAATTGATGGAATAAACAAGTGTTTTAATCAGCAGATGACCCATTTCTTTGGAGTCTATGATGGTCATGGTGGCTCTCAG GTTGCAAACTATTGTCGTGATCGTACCCATTGGGCCTTGGCTGAGGAAATAGAATTTGTGAAGGAAGGTCTAATCAGTGGAAGTATGAAGGATGGTTGTCAAAATCAGTGGAAAAAGGTTTTCACCAATTGTTTCTTAAAGGTCGATGCTGAAGTTGGTGGGAAAGTTAATAATGAACCTGTTGCCCCAGAAACTGTTGGCTCCACTGCTGTTGTTGCTGTTATTTGTGCTTCTCATATCATAGTTGCAAATTGTGGTGATTCACGAGCAGTTCTATGTCGTGGCAAAGAACCCATGGCATTATCAGTGGACCATAAA AATTGA